In bacterium, the genomic window GTTTTTTGTTTTTACATTCCCCTTAATGAAAATGGCTAACAAATTAGAAAAGAATATTAAAGAAAGAGGATTTACCCATGCTTAAGATTAAAAATTTAACTTATACATATCCTAACGGAACTACTGCTCTGAAAAACATTAATACAGAAATTCAAAAAACACATATTTTTGCAATAATGGGGTCAAGCGGTTCAGGAAAAACAACTATGTTAAACTGCATAGGTAAATTTCTAAAACCTGATACAGGCAGCATACTAATCAATGGCAAAAACATATATAACATAGAAGAAAGAGTATTGAGAGAAAAAATCGGCATTGTTTTTCAACAGCTTTATCTTTTTCCTCATCTTACTGTTCTGGAGAATATGATATTAGCGCCTATGAAGGTACTAAAACAGGATAGAGAAAAAGCAAAAAAAGAAGCTGTAAAAACACTTAAAAAATTAGGAATTAATGAACTAAAAAACAGTTATCCGTCACAAATAAGCGGAGGACAGGCTCAACGTGTTGCTATTGCGCGCGCATTAATACTAAAACCATCTTACCTGCTACTTGATGAACCTACCTCTGCTCTTGATGTAAACACAACAGGTGAATTTGGAAAATGGCTCGTAGATTTAAAAGAGGAAACAACATTCGTTA contains:
- a CDS encoding ATP-binding cassette domain-containing protein — translated: MLKIKNLTYTYPNGTTALKNINTEIQKTHIFAIMGSSGSGKTTMLNCIGKFLKPDTGSILINGKNIYNIEERVLREKIGIVFQQLYLFPHLTVLENMILAPMKVLKQDREKAKKEAVKTLKKLGINELKNSYPSQISGGQAQRVAIARALILKPSYLLLDEPTSALDVNTTGEFGKWLVDLKEETTFVIVTHDVPFASEIATSGVLMANGKIEYTGSIKDILKTLNIKT